In the Arachis ipaensis cultivar K30076 chromosome B10, Araip1.1, whole genome shotgun sequence genome, one interval contains:
- the LOC107624068 gene encoding transcription elongation factor SPT4 homolog 2, translated as MASAPAQIPTSFGHELRACLRCRLVKTYDQFRESGCENCPFFKMEEDHERVVDCTTPNFNGIISVMDPTRSWAARWLRIGRFVPGVYTLAVSEALPEDLQTICEDERVQYVPPKR; from the exons ATGGCAAGTGCACCTGCACAAATCCCTACAAGCTTTGGCCATGAGTTGAGGGCTTGTCTTCGTTGCCGCCTTGTCAAAACCTATGATCAG TTCAGAGAATCAGGTTGTGAGAACTGCCCATTCTTTAAGATGGAAGAAGATCACGAGCGTGTTGTTGATTGCACCACCCCCAATTTTAATGG GATCATTTCAGTCATGGATCCAACCAGGAGTTGGGCTGCCCGCTGGTTACGTATTG GAAGATTTGTTCCTGGTGTTTATACTCTTGCTGTCTCAGAGGCTCTTCCTGAAGATTTAcag ACCATATGTGAAGACGAGCGCGTTCAGTATGTTCCTCCCAAGCGTTAA